In a single window of the Pirellulales bacterium genome:
- a CDS encoding DMT family protein, protein MRTALLLLCSNLFMTAAWYGHLRYRAAPLVVVILVSWLIALPEYAFQVPANRLGHASGQFTAPQLKILQEVISISIFVLFSAWWLGETPRWNEWAALALIVAAVIVMLYPQLRHGGPTHQ, encoded by the coding sequence ATGCGCACGGCGCTGCTACTGCTTTGCTCCAACCTCTTCATGACCGCCGCCTGGTATGGCCACCTGCGTTATCGGGCCGCGCCCTTGGTGGTGGTCATCTTGGTCAGTTGGCTCATTGCCCTGCCGGAGTACGCGTTTCAAGTCCCCGCCAATCGGCTCGGACACGCCAGCGGGCAGTTCACCGCGCCGCAACTCAAAATCTTGCAGGAGGTGATTTCCATCTCGATCTTTGTACTATTCAGCGCCTGGTGGCTGGGCGAAACGCCACGCTGGAACGAATGGGCGGCGCTGGCGCTCATCGTCGCTGCGGTCATCGTGATGCTCTACCCGCAGTTGCGGCACGGCGGCCCGACTCACCAGTAG